The following proteins are co-located in the Manihot esculenta cultivar AM560-2 chromosome 7, M.esculenta_v8, whole genome shotgun sequence genome:
- the LOC110619630 gene encoding chalcone--flavanone isomerase: MSPAATPVTHIEVETIAFSPAVKPPASDKTLFLSGAGARGLEIQGKFVKFTAIGVYLEDEAVPLLAVKWKGKSALELTDSVEFFRDIVTGPFEKFIRVSTILPLTGPQYSEKVSENCVAIWKSLGIYTDAEAKAIDKFLEVFKSQTFPPGSSILFTQLPNGSLAISFSKDGAIPEVENVVIQNKLLSEAVLESIIGKHGVSPETREIMATRLAELFENNSQINGINHTLQAIQRESIMSPATASVSQIEVENIAFPPAAKPPASNKTLFLGGAGDRGLEIQGKFVKFTAIGVYLEDEAVPLLAVKWKGKSGKDLVDSIEFFRDIVTGPFEKCVRVTMILPLTGQQYSEKVTENCVAIWKSLGIYTDAEAKAIDKFLEVFKAETFPPGSSIIFTLLPRGALAISFSKDGEIPEVENELIENKLLAEAVLESIIGKHGVSPAARESLATRLAELII, translated from the exons ATGTCTCCGGCGGCAACCCCCGTTACTCATATTGAAGTCGAAACCATAGCGTTCTCACCGGCGGTCAAGCCTCCCGCCTCAGACAAAACGCTTTTCCTAAGCGGCGCAG GGGCTAGAGGACTGGAGATTCAAGGAAAGTTCGTGAAGTTCACGGCGATAGGAGTGTACTTGGAAGATGAAGCTGTGCCGTTGCTCGCCGTTAAGTGGAAGGGCAAGAGTGCGCTGGAGTTGACGGATTCCGTCGAGTTCTTCAGAGATATAGTTACAG GTCCCTTTGAGAAGTTCATACGAGTATCTACGATCTTGCCATTAACTGGTCCACAATATTCAGAGAAAGTTTCTGAGAATTGCGTTGCTATTTGGAAATCTCTGGGAATTTACACTGATGCAGAAGCTAAAGCCattgataaattcttagaggtCTTCAAATCTCAAACCTTTCCTCCTGGCTCATCTATTCTTTTCACTCAATTGCCAAATGGATCATTAGCG ATTAGTTTCTCGAAAGATGGAGCGATTCCAGAAGTTGAGAATGTTGTGATACAAAATAAACTACTTTCAGAAGCAGTACTGGAGTCGATTATCGGCAAACATGGTGTTTCTCCTGAAACAAGAGAGATTATGGCTACAAGGCTAGCAGAGCTCTTTGAGAATAATTCTCAAATTAATGGAATTAATCATACG CTCCAAGCAATCCAACGTGAATCAATAATGTCTCCGGCAACAGCTTCCGTCTCTCAGATTGAAGTCGAAAACATAGCATTCCCTCCGGCGGCCAAACCTCCGGCTTCAAACAAAACTCTGTTCCTCGGTGGCGCAG GGGATAGAGGACTTGAGATTCAAGGCAAGTTCGTGAAGTTCACAGCAATAGGGGTGTACTTGGAGGATGAAGCTGTGCCGTTGCTCGCCGTCAAGTGGAAAGGCAAGAGTGGGAAGGATCTGGTGGATTCCATCGAGTTCTTCAGAGATATCGTTACAG GTCCCTTCGAGAAGTGCGTAAGGGTGACAATGATCTTGCCATTAACGGGACAACAATATTCAGAGAAAGTTACAGAGAATTGTGTTGCCATTTGGAAATCTTTGGGAATTTACACTGATGCAGAAGCTAAGGCCattgataaattcttggagGTCTTCAAAGCTGAAACTTTTCCTCCTGGCTCTTCTATTATTTTCACACTATTGCCTCGTGGAGCATTAGCG ATTAGCTTCTCAAAAGATGGAGAGATACCAGAAGTTGAGAATGAActgatagaaaataaattacttGCAGAGGCAGTGTTGGAGTCGATTATAGGGAAGCATGGTGTTTCTCCTGCAGCAAGGGAGAGTTTGGCTACAAGGCTGGCAgagttaattatttaa